The nucleotide window CACTTAGGACTTTGTAACATCCTTAGGTAAAAGCTTAATCTGTaccatttccttttttgctgTTGGTAAAATTATTCTGTTGATGGATTAAATGCACTACTTGGTAAATCACACTAATTTATCCATAAATAATGTTGGTCTTCAGGCCACGTACACATGAGCTGCTTCTTACATGTGTTGAGTGATCATGGCAACCTGACTTCCGGGGTTGATTTAATTCATCATTTATGTCTGCAGTGACAGCTGCTGTCAGTACTCATAGGTCTTGTCAGTGTAAGTCACAAATTCCTTTCTTTAGGGGTGTCCAGCATTTGGTCAGTTTATATTGACAGCTGTTGTCACTAAAGATAATGATGGGTTGATTCAAACTTCTGTTGGCTTCTGTGTTGATCCAACTATAgaactttactaaatgtgttggTAATTATGTGCATCACAGTTTTGtgtagaatatttaaaaatataaatacaagaacaatgaaaagtaaattatatcATCAGTACCTAATtggcaaaaatgtaatgtgtgcaaGTAAGTCCACTTTTTATAAATTTGTCCAATATTGTGCCAATGCAGActaagaaaaatgttacaaagcaatcagggcattttttttacattttgaaataaggAAATTGAAGGATTTGAGATACTTtgttacaaattcaacttgaataaaagaaaaaaaaaacatgattgttaATTTTTGTCTtcagtgatcatttttttaatttatttttttcatattctattATGTATCCGTTTAAAAAATGATCAGCTGTTTACAGTATCATGATTGAACCATATTTCCCTGATTACAGCTCAAACTATGTATTTCCTGTATTGCAGCAAAGGGTTTTGtcaataaatatctaaaatatatttatttaatgagaGCTTGTTTTTCCTGGGTATGCGCTTCATCTTTTGTTTAGAGCATTTTCTCTTCCTGTTTCTATAATTACAAACATCTGGTTCTTGAATATGCTTGATTGAGTTTTATTCCTGCAGGCTTTGCAACAAACTGTCATGTCTGTTATTTGGGTATAGAGTTACAATGTGTTTCCGAGCCTAATGTATTGGGAACTTGGACAATTTAGGATTCCCATCTCCAAAGTCATTAATGATTATCTGATTCTTAGGAGAAtgcttttttaaaggaaatataaatgtgAATCTACTTTAAGAAAATTGTGaagacagacaataaaaaataccagGTTCTAACTCTAAAATAAACCGTATGACCTTCCAGATTGAATTAATATTCTCCAAACTGAATATTATCAGTAAAACACTGCAGCTGTTCTAAAGTTGGAAAGTTTATTCAGTTTATCCTAAATCTGGTataaccagggctgtggagtcagagcAATTATTGTGTACCTGGAAGTGGAGTCAGAAAAACGTACTAACTCGACAACCCTCCCGGGTATAACACATGGCCACCAGATCCAGCAGACCTTTCACAGTATTTTTGTCACATGAACAACCTGCCACATTGTGAAATGCAGAGAATGAATTCTGGAACACCATCATTGGCTCCCTGTACATTTGAATTTGGGGCCATTCCTAAATAAAGATTCATGGTGCATATTTAGGTTTTAATGGACAGGGCAACCAGCTGTACAATACGAATGCCAAGCCAAGTAAATATACATGTTTATTGTTTCTGAAttcctatgtattttttatttttatgtgcaagaactaattttatattattattggttGTCCCAGCTACTTTGTGAACtattaggagcaggaggtgtttGTAGTATTGTTCAGGAGAGTAATCACAAAATATAGTGGGCAAATTTGCAAATCATTGGCAGTTCAGTTTAGTATTTTACCTGTGTGTGTAGCTCTTTGTAACTTTTTCTTAAAAGTTTTGCAATGCAATGTGCTCTTAGTAAGTTAAAACCAGCAAACAGGACAGATAATTTATTTAAGAACACAGAAAACCTAACAGgttgtatattttgttatataatcACATGGgataatgtatttttcttcattCACAATCTAACATGTATTAGCACTGCAGCACACAATGCAACAATTGATATTTGTTCTAACTGCTGCTCTATTTCCTAATACTGTAAAACCTCACTGGATGCTTTGGACCATCTCATGAGTATTGTGATTCTGAATATCGAGGGAGGAGACATTAGaccagaatttttaccttttggCTATTTTGTAATAGACAGGaacattaaacaaatgtattgtacTGCTagtgtttgccttttttttaactttatatttaaGATATACTTTTAATCTTTTGGTATATCCAGTTGTACAAAACTTACTCAGCAAACATACTGTTTTAGGAAGTGAGCTTAAGCTTCCGAAAGCCATTTATCAGGTGTTTATAATGTTACTTTAATGAGAATTATTTTCTTTCCCACAGCTAATTCTCCCTCTGATTCTGTGTTTGGGGAAACCTTTTCGATTGTGAGCAGCATCATGGCTGAACCAGACTATATCGAGTCCGACAATCCAGAACTAATAAAGCCCCACAAGCTGGTCAATCCAGTGAAAACCTCCAGAAACCATCAAGATCTTCATCGAGAATTATTAATGAACCAAAAAAGGTGAGATTTTGGTGTATCTAGTGATACTATAGCTAATCCACTCTggtaaaaaactgaaaacaagcCATACAATAAAGTTTTCCTGATCTGTGTTAATAACgtttatatatttctttctaaTTAGTCATTCTTTTGGTTTTGTGTTCACGGAGTTTATTTGCCGACCTCACCTTCATCTGACCCTACCTGTGCTAACCAGCTGTCACTTGTAAGGTGAATGCAGTGTCACGCAAGGTGTAATGTACACATTACACTAGTTTGCTGACTGATGGACAGTTTTACTGGTAAATGCCAGCAagttttgttttgaatgttttgtatATAACACAGCCTGGTCACAGCCCTTTGTTGTAGGGAATTCCTTTAAGGCggaattaaacctaaaaataaaattgatgtctagtgatatcccttctgcaataaaataaactttcctgcctgttcgcaattttttaaataaacttactgGAATTTTCACCCAGTCCTTTTCAGGGATTAGAATCTTAGGCCATCTTTACTGGCTAAACTGGAAAGATGTTATTCAGCACGTTACATGAGTATATTAATTTAGGCAAGGGGCAACCCTGGCAATGTACAGTGAGCTGCGCATTTATGGCTCAGTGTACAGTatgaaaaagattgcaaacaggcaggttagGTTTTGttgtagaagagacatagcctgttcatgcctgtgtttagttttttattttttaagtatagtttttttaatagcTGTTCTACTGCATTAAATGTTCTAtgaggaaaactgaaaagttgcaGAAAGGCATATTGTACACCCATGCAACAGTTTAATTTATTCTCTGATTCcaccaaaaattgaaaaaatgtattagccAAAGCTTTAGCACTTACTGGTAGTACTGAGGCTTGTCTGCCCCTTCTTGCCTTCCTTATATATTACTATTGGCCAATGAGATTTCTCAGTAATGTGCAAGTATGAATGCAAAAGTGTAAGTATTGGCACTACCTAGAAGTTTGGGAGTTTAGCCCAATCTGCCCAGTCCAGTATAAAGGCAAAGCAATGGGTTCTGAAAGCTACTCCAGTCATGCTTGTATAAATAGATCACTATTGATTGGGGTACCAACAGCGCAATAAAGGACATTGTAAGATGTTCAAATAGTGAAGATGTATTACTACCAATTTACATAACACAGGACTGCTTGTAGCTTTTATATTAATAACTGTTAAAACATTTGTTGATTGATCTTGTGATGTTGTTCTTTGTAGAGGCCTTTCCCCCCAGAACAAACCCGAATTACAAAAAGTCATGGAAAAGAGGAAAAGGGATCAAGTTATCAAACAACAGAAAGAAGAAGCTGAACAAAAAAAGACAGACTTTGAGATAGAGCTTCAGAAAAGACATCAAAGACTTGAGGAAGTGAGTGAATTATTGTGTTAGTGGAGCTTTATAaaactggaagttttttttttttctttggctaaaaaaataatgtaactacTACCGCATTTTGTTAATTCATTTGCATGCATAGTGCTGTGTACAGTTTCCACCCATTCCTGCTTTCTTTAGAATGTTGCATATCGAGCCAGGTGTTGATTTTCTATCATTCATTTTATCCCCATTTGAGCTTCCTTTTCAAAACACTTGCAATTTCTAGGAATGGGTtatcagctgctttttttttcccttcaaggCTAAACCCATCATCTGCCATGCCACTGCCCAGTAAGAAACATGCTCCAACAAAGTGCTTTCATTAGATAGTGAAATGGCAATTGGGGAGCTTCAACTTTTGAAGTTTGTAATATCACTCTTCAGCAAATGTAAAACTACATTCAAAAAGCGCACAGATCAGGGTATGTCtgcttatgttttattaaaggcATATACACTTCTATAAGTAATAATGAAATCAACATGCACTCTGTTTCTATAATATAATTGTTGATCACCCCCGTACCAGACTGTAAGAGGATGTTTAGGCTTATGCCAATAATACTGATCAGTTCTTTTTTGAAGTGTCTTGCTTGAATCTACTTGCCTTAGATCAAGATTAGAAACTAACTGGCTTTCTAAAatactggagattttttttagtCTTGACTCATCCCAGCCATTGGTTTCCCGAGTGATTGTAAGTTATCCAGACATAGATGATACAGAGCACACCAATTATTTCCCTCTCATTCTCTACTATGCTTTACTCTTGGGAAGTAGATTTTGTGTTGATGCATGGTGATTGATTTCACTAAACATAATGTTTTGTTACCCAAGTTCTCCTTAGCTAATCATTTGTCTTTGTCAAACAGATGGAAATGGAAAAACATAGGATTGGGGAAGAACAGGAAAACAAGCCTGAGTTTCTGAAAGTCAAAGGCAACCTCAGAAGAATGAATCAGGAAATATCTAGTGCCAACAATTCATAGACACCAGCATGTAAAGGGCATTATTTCTTGTAGAAAGATATTTTTACTGGACTGGAGATGAACATTTTGTTGGAGATTTGCCTTAATGGACAATTTCAGGTTGAATTTTCACCATAGATGCAATTAAGGCCTAATATAACAGGCATCTTGCAAGAGCAGAGATAAGACTGTTAAATTACAGGATCTGGAATCAGAGCTGTCTGCTGACTAAGTGgcctttctgttttgttttgttttttaatattgggtTGACACATATTTTGGTTATGTGATGCATTGATGACATGCAGGTTTTGTGCAACCTCTTTGTTTTTAAGCTATTTTGCAGGGTAATATGATATTAGACTGGATTAAAatggttgcttttttattttatgtacattggGAAGATACAAGAGAATTCTCTGAGAACCCTTCCCTGTCCTTTCTGAAGTGCTGGAATTTAGGATTTAGGTAGTTTTGCTACACTGGTTTCATGCTGTAGGAGTAAGCGTGATGTACAAATAACCGTTACATAGGACTAGTAATACAGTATGCCTGAACTGCAAATATAGTTGCCCAGCAAGGTACATCTCAATTAAAAGCCAGTATGTGGAGAAGATTACCTTGAGCAACTGAAGGGCATCTATATATGTTTTGATTAAATTTCAGTTACTTTCGCCCTTGAAGTCCTTGctggatacatttttctttcttcatagaACTTGTGGGATAGTGAGACTGTATTACTTCACATAAAGCTGATTTCATGAACTCTTTATAAAGCTTTTGGTCCTCCAGGATTTGTTTTCAGCATGGCAGGCTTTTGATCATTCTTGATACTTATTTGTATTTGTTCTAGTTCTGTTGTATTAAGAATATGCCTTTATTCTATTAATATAACCAAATAATTCTTTCACCTAAAACTGTGAATTGAACGCCAtttagtttactgataaaagtggtGACATTAGTAAGTTGCCATTTTTGTTTATGCTTTTCAGGTATAAAGACAACCAGAAGTcataacaatctttttttttattattattattctgtgctTGAATACAAATCAAAGTCTTACAGACAATTGACCAGATCAATGGAAATCATATCTGTGGCAAACATGGCCAAGCTCAGTATTTTCATAATGTTTCCTTACCATATGCTTTCACACAACCACTTGTTCAATGCTTTATCTGCTCTGCTCCATAACcaacaaaaggtatttttttactattaagtGACCAATTTTCATATGTGAGCAGCTTTAAACATCCACCCTCTCCATGGACTAATATTTCTGTAATGGTGATCCATTAGCAACTATGGTTCCTGTCTGATAAAGAGATCTAAGAAGTGCTGAATTCTGGggtaaccaatcagaaatcagtcTGCTGAACTCCAGCCAATACAAGTGACAGATTTTGATTGCATTCCACTTGAACAACACTTGTACAAGACTAATATTTTACAGGTATGGTGTAATGTCCATAAGGGTCTCATTTATCAAGCTTAATCCTAATTTAGAACTGGGTGTACTGCTTTGTTGAATTATTCATATTTCTCCTGTAGAGAGAAAAGTCAGTTATACAGTTGGAATCTGAATTGTGGCATCCTAGAGACAATAGATATTTCAGAAATATTGGTAAATTAGGTTTGGGCTTGTTTCAGGAATATGGTCCTACGAAATTGCAGTCTCCATTTTTCTTTATACAGTAAATGCACTGCCCCTGGACTAGCACAGTAGTTCACATTTAATGCATAAAGGAACTCTGTAAGACTTTAGTCACCAGCATTCCTATAAGCAAAGATAGTTTTTGACCAGTATTTCTAGTAAAACAGGAAAGGATAGTTTTATAAGGCTGCCTAAACATTGAGTATGTGCAAAACTGCAGTGATCAGAACAAATAGGCATTTGAAGACTGATCCATTTTAAGGGCCAAAACAGATTTCTCTGAAGAGCTTTGTTACATTACATGCATTAGCTCTTTTAAGTAACATTTATTAGGAATGGTATCATAATCCCATCTATTGCTGCACTTCATTAAATATGCTTAATGGGTGTTTTCTTGGTCTTCTAATGTCTTGCCAGCCTTTTCACTAGAATAGGCATGTTGACGCACAAAAATGCAAAGCACCAAGACTTCAAGATCTTAGCTGTTCCTAACTGGTCACTGCACTTTGCTTATTGCTCTTTCCTTTGCTGTGTGCTTGAGTTGTAAAAactatggggaggggggagaaatgTTCTTTGAGAGACATTGAAAGACCCCATATACACAAGTTTAATAAATGTCTTCAAATAATTTTGGAGAAATCCAATATTTTTGCTAATGTTACCAAGGTATTAAAAGGTCTTACTCGATTAGGAATGTGTTAACTTATCCTTGTAAACTTGAACATTCTCAGCTAAGCTTCTTGCAATTTGTGAAAAGatcaataaaatctaaaattcttTAAACTGGCACCAAACTCCACATTTTCCATGTGCCATATTTGTCCACATACATGTACTCATTTATCTTTGTTTATGTTTCGGGTTAGTACTTCCTGTAACTTTCTGTGCCATCTTCATGTCTATagcaaagaagtcattgaaaccAATTTTTGAAGAACTTCTGAAAATATAATCAATTTCTCATTGTTCCAGAAAGTTAATTTTGTTGTCATGCTTTTAAATTGGCTTAATATAGTATGCCTGTTTGTgtgtcaaatatatttataattgctAGGTAATTTCTGAAGTTAAAGGGCAGTAtctgactttttatattttgatttgttgtattgtacagttttcattaaagtttagttctgctacaGAGTAATCTTAGTTACCCTATGTATTAACACTTTATCAAATGACAGAAAAGTGAAATACCAGTCACTTAATTCTACACAAATCTTCTCTGTGAACTTCTTCATCCAGTGAGGTATCCATGTTAAGGAATCCCAGTTTGGTGGCACTGGGGAAGGTTAGTCTAAGAAACATGTTCGCACTGGTGTTTCTTGCAGCAATCACAGCTGGTTGTTCTCATttatactaataaattattaatactgCAGGATACCCTAAAGAATTCTGTCTGTCTAGTATGAAGTATGGCACAAAGTCTGATGCCTAACCtgtgtttaaaattgtaaaaatccCGGAGATCTTACAAAAAGGCAAATAATGGGTGATATAGCCATATAATTATATTGCATTTATGTTGGctatctgctaacaaatagctgatCACCTATTAGGGACTGTCCATTAtttgaagcagaaataaaaatatggttgCTGCCCTCATTGTAATTTTGAAGGTGAATGTTCCAAGACTTTCACTCTCACCTTGGCATTCGTGGACATGGAATAAATTTGTCCGTATCAGGTCAGTAACTTTCCGAGGGTAAAGATGGCATTGGGATATGAGCCTTCCAATTCTAGGAAACATGGCAGctccaatatttatattttgacagATTGTGAATTAACTGATGTGCCCATACACAGTATAGTATGGGCACATCAGTTAATTCACAGTGGACAAACTGTAACTTCCCGATTTTTATTAACCAAGTCAATGTGtacaactacataaaaaaaaaaaaattactaatagaaAAAATCACCGAGCCTACCTATATCATTGTGTCGTGCTCATTCCTAGGTTCTTGTCTTAAATTATACTTCATGCCTTTGCAGTGAATGAGCCTGTGCTGAAAGATAGATGTACAATGCCATTTCTGAGATCCTGATTACACGTGTTCCCTGACTTTCATACTAATAcaattgctttgatttttttttttttttttgtgtcactgacccagaaaaatTTTTCATTATAGGTATTTTTTACCCAGCATATATATCAGCATAAGGGCATCAGTCAGCCATCTAGCATATTAAACGGCCAGCAATACTGGCATCCTACTTATTTCGCAGATATCCTCTAATTAAATACTGCCCAAGAGCAATGCTTGAAGATACACAAATGCTTCATAAATCCTTCAAGGtcacatgtttttttactttaaatatacccAGGACTTTCAAAGGGAAAcctaataaaaaaggtaaaacgtGTTTCCGCTGCACTTGGCTTGAAGCTTTTATTCCCAGCAAAACAaggatattattttaaattcttttaacaaagttttctttcttctgttaTTAACAATTCTTTGACATTTGAGGAGTTTGGTAATAAAGCGTACCAATTTGAATTATTAGAAAAAGCAGAACAGCTTCTGATTGTTACATTCCTTTAGGAAAATGTATACACACATTTGTGGGACTCCCACCAAGCAGGtcaattaggaatattttttattcatagacATGAGCAAATATGTACTATTTTGTCTTTTCTGTTTGAATGTTTGCCTTGTCCTTTGATAGCAatctattttttcattgcattctAAGAAAATGTTcgttaaagtttatataaagggagcctattttgtttttatgattataCAGTTTTGTATTTGCTGTTATGTATAATTTTACTGTGTTTTGAAATGAGGGTCGAAATACTTAAACCAAAATTTGTGCTTAATAAATCTGTATGCTAAGCTATGCACATTATGTCTGCAgttgtgtgttttataaatatttagaaatattggaCCATGAAGTTTTTCATCTAAAgattctttaaacattttaagtaCTACAATGTGCTTTTTGCGCACTAACTGGCTACATAAAGTTAAACGATGACCCTGTTTGGAAGAACCAACAAAGTAAATCTGCACTGCAAATATTGTTAACAACACAGTAGGACAATTTACAGGTCTTTTAACTTCTACCAGCACGCAGATAATAGTCACCTGGTCACCTGAGATAAAGGGCTATGCTGGTCTTGGACAAAAATCTGACTTGTACAGATCCTGTTGATCAGTCAATCATCCTATGGCAGGTTGATGGGCAATCAATTGGGAACAGTGGTTTTCTTGTACAGAGGAGAGTACAGAGATTTGCCACTagcctttcctttcccttctttaTGGAACAGAACAGCATTATGTGTACTCTGCTCGTTTGTTAACCTGTCACTGCAAACATtcatgaaagatagtttccagcaacaatccccTAACGGCCATTGGACAACTGTATTTAGAATCAATACAACAGTCAATAAACCAATCTGGTCCTTCAGCTTAGAAGCTGAAACTCTTCCAACCTCCACTCCTCCCTAATCAGAACTTTTATTTCTCTGTCATTACttattggggttcatttactagAGGAATAGAGACATTTCAAAATGATCATTCACTGAGCTTAGTAAATGAAGTaaagctgtgctttttttccccataaactAATCGCGCTAGCAAATATTCTGCTTTTTACCTCCTGCATGTTTGGgtattcacagtaaaaaaaaaaattcaccttgtGTATTAACATCACTTTTCAAACCAAATATATATGTTAGTAAGCAAACAACTCTTcaccttagtaaatcaacccatttTAGCTGGTTTATAACTAGACAAGTATATGGAGTTGATTCACTAAATAAACAGAGCATGGTAAATTTAAAGATACTTCACTGAGGTAAAGCAAAGTAATTTTGTAAAGGATACTCAATCGTGTTCAAGGAAAAAATGATAGGATGCTTGGAGTCAACACAACTTCATATCAGATAAGGTAAgagaaaattaatatatttactgaataagaggtatttttttctgatttccaaTCACACGCAAGGAAATACTGTTTACACACTGTATAATTACTGTTCACACTTACATACAACCtagttataataaaacattacaaactgGAGTCAGCTGGGATTCCATAATgacttatatatatgtatatattatgattGATATGACTTACAGTTTAAGTGGTGGTTAGCAGTAACTTAATGGTTCGAAACCTGCTAACCACAACAGGTGCAAGTTGCAGACATCCTCTGTGATGCTCAACACTTGTGTCTGGAACCCTCCTCCCCTTCCATGCTCAGTCAGAACCTGAACTGCCTGGATTTCCGGCTTCTGTTTGGGGAGGCTGGTATAGAATATTCTCTACCAGATATTGTATTCCTCATTTTCCAGTTGCAGGGGATGTAGGCAAAGCTTCCCAGAAGTCATTGCAGCCATTCGCTTCCATCCATGAAACACAGACTCTCTTTCTGACAAAGAGGTCATCCCTGTTGATTTTACCATAATTCCATGGACTTTCTAGTGGCTTACCTGTGGGAAGGTGTGTTGGAGGTTTTTGAAGGATGAAAGGATGGTGGTGGGTTAGGCCTGGTTTGTCCCACGAGTCCCTGCATGGAGTTGGCAGACATATAAGTGGAGGTTTGGTGGGGTGAGTGGCAGGGACGTACTTTCAGGAACCTGCATGTAACTTCGAGCTGGTAGTTGTGTTCAATAATTATCCGAAAACTAGTCTTCTATCCCCCTACTTCCTATGTATGTACCTAACTAATCTCTCTTTTATCTGGTATTTTGGATCATAACAATTATTTAATGAACAGACCAATAGGGAAGACATTGGATAAAATCAAGTAATGCAGGTATACTTATAGGTAGACTAATGAATATCATTCTGCAAAAGATTATGTGCTTTATTATGAAGCATAATTATCCATTGTTTATAATTGGGCAACATCATGCTCTGTTTGGttgctataaatataaatgtgagaGCAACTTGATTGTGTATGGACACTACAGTTAAAGCGTATATAATGAGGATAATAAGTGGGATAATTGATGTCTTGGTTAAGTTGGTGCTAATATACAATGTATAcctaatagaaaagaaagaatataactTGATAATCTCTGGCTTTTAAAAACAGTTATAATTTGATCTACAATATGTTTATATAGCCGTGAGAAAACTAAGGATCCTCATACAATTTTGGATAAAGTGACCTTGGTAATTCTATAACAAGCCCAGCTGATGTATGGTTCTCTTTTGATGAAGTGTGTCCTTCCTTCTCCCCTCTCTGtcctctattttgtgtttgctgtCTCCTTGATAGAATACCATGTACGAACTTATGCTGATGCATGTAAGTTATGGACTCACTTGTTTTTTGATAAAAGTATTCattcaataatataatttattttaccttgtaaaagttttttttttttttttttgtgacctaGAATGCTTACCTCCtctctcctgatgaagcagactttgttctGTGAAACGCATCGGAAATAAAGAAACTACATATAAGTATAACTGTAATTTGTCCTAGAAGGTCAAATTTaatcttgtatgtatgtatgtaatgagGGGTTTATGTTACTTATTTGCACAACAGAGGTCTTTTAagttacttgttttttaaatgaatgtattttaagAACGTCTTGAactaaaactttattgttttgaaCAGTTGTATGAAAATGAGCAGCATTTATGACATATCTCAAAAAGTCCCTAAATAAATTTGGAAAACTCGGTTTTCTCTAAAAGTTCTAATCCCACACCAGACATCACTGCTTGTTAATTTCTAAGGAAGGCTTCTGGGCCTGACAGGACCCCTTATGAATTCTTTGGTGGAGAGCTTGGCTCAGATAGCTACATTTTCATGTACTGAAGGACATCACGCTGCTCTTGTAGGACGTCCAAACAACCAAAGTGTCATTCTTCCCCCTGCTGTCCAGGAACACTGGggcaattttctttttactttttaataatgcTAAACATTCTCTCTATCCACTGAGGctgtcccatttttttttgtctgatgcCACAGCATTTTTCTCACCTATTGAACATCAACACCTTATCATAAACTATATTATATCTAACACTGTTGACCTCAGGATATATTTTCTGCCATTGACTAGCAATGTAAGGGGCAGTATGTTACTTTGACAACTGCGTTTTGTATGgtattttgtatgttatataGGTCAAACGTTTGAGCTCTATATTCtgtgttgtatattacatattcctGTCCTCACCATTTTGAAAGCTTTACTGtctgttacatactactgaccaaGTCGGAAGATATACTTTGACCAATGCTTTAAAAGTCTAGAATAATACATTATTTgtggaaatatgtttatttggGTGTATACTGGACAGTATATGAAATACCCTCTGCACCAGGAATCGAATTAAgcacatattatatatgtttatatattaggTACTTTTAAAATCTTGAcaaatatgtaattgtatataatGGAACGAGAACAGGAAAGAAGGACAATGAAGGATGAAACAGCAAGATATTCACCTGATggtaagaaatgcaaaatatactgCCACTGCCAGTGTAAAATGTACTCCCATGTCTAAATTGCAACATTGAAAAAGTAAAGCTCTTTTAATAGgacccagtacagaagtaccccttgccaCCCTCCATTGATGGAGGCCCTGTTTCCATGGCGGAAAATGCATATCATAACACAAGGATATCTTCAGAGTAGGGATGATCAAATGTTGTTAAACCCTTAAGCAGCAAATGTTCAAGAAAATTGCAAATCCCCTGTCACCAAACGTGCTGGGTGGTCAGGGGGACTTGTAAGAAAAGCAATGGCAAAGCAAGTAGTTTTTCTATAAATCTAAGTTTAAATATAGTTAGAAAAGTGAATTGTGTGACCTCAGTAATACTATGTTCAATGTATGGCCatacatttttgttaactttGTCGGAATTTTCATAAAACATGCAAAG belongs to Pyxicephalus adspersus chromosome 2, UCB_Pads_2.0, whole genome shotgun sequence and includes:
- the FAM107B gene encoding protein FAM107B; the encoded protein is MAEPDYIESDNPELIKPHKLVNPVKTSRNHQDLHRELLMNQKRGLSPQNKPELQKVMEKRKRDQVIKQQKEEAEQKKTDFEIELQKRHQRLEEMEMEKHRIGEEQENKPEFLKVKGNLRRMNQEISSANNS